In Achromobacter spanius, the following proteins share a genomic window:
- a CDS encoding alpha/beta fold hydrolase, whose translation MADRHTPASRYLRCEGRELHYMEWGAPDAPPVVMWHGLARTGRDFDDLAQALANDYRIICPDTIGRGLSQWSPDPVSEYRLDFYARLALALADGLSLARMRWVGTSMGGATGMHAAATTLRDRISHLVVNDIGPELPQPAVDRILTYAGNPPAFDTVTELEAWLRVAYKPYGWQSDTQWRRMAETSVRRLPDGRVTAHYDPAIVGQFKHHPDDYNRWSGYDTLRMPLLLLRGADSDLLLPEVAHAMTQRGPRATRIDFPDCGHAPALNVAPQIDAIRQFLATPDHKAGARAPQ comes from the coding sequence ATGGCCGACCGCCACACGCCGGCTTCGCGCTATTTGCGCTGCGAAGGCCGCGAACTGCACTACATGGAATGGGGCGCGCCGGATGCGCCCCCCGTTGTGATGTGGCACGGCCTGGCCCGCACCGGCCGTGATTTCGACGACCTGGCGCAAGCGCTGGCGAACGACTACCGCATCATCTGCCCGGATACGATCGGCCGCGGTCTATCGCAATGGAGCCCCGATCCGGTGTCCGAATACCGGCTGGATTTTTACGCGCGCCTGGCGCTCGCGCTGGCCGATGGCCTATCGCTTGCGCGCATGCGTTGGGTCGGCACGTCAATGGGCGGCGCAACCGGCATGCACGCCGCCGCCACCACCTTGCGGGACCGCATCTCGCACCTGGTCGTCAACGACATCGGCCCCGAACTCCCCCAACCCGCTGTCGACCGCATCCTCACCTACGCGGGCAACCCGCCCGCCTTCGATACCGTCACCGAACTGGAAGCGTGGCTGCGCGTGGCCTACAAGCCTTACGGCTGGCAGAGCGACACGCAATGGCGACGCATGGCCGAGACCTCGGTCCGGCGCCTGCCCGATGGCCGCGTCACGGCGCATTACGACCCCGCCATCGTGGGCCAATTCAAGCACCATCCCGATGACTACAACCGCTGGAGCGGCTACGACACGCTGCGCATGCCCTTGCTGCTCTTGCGCGGCGCCGACTCCGACCTACTGCTGCCCGAAGTCGCTCATGCCATGACGCAACGCGGCCCACGCGCCACGCGAATCGACTTCCCCGACTGCGGCCATGCCCCCGCATTGAACGTGGCGCCACAGATCGACGCCATCCGCCAATTCCTTGCCACGCCGGATCACAAGGCGGGCGCTCGCGCCCCCCAATAA
- a CDS encoding helix-turn-helix domain-containing protein codes for MPDTEFAISATAGADGREQWRAALADAFGPFEVHRGKPDHFAGHVRYARRASLQFNDLHYQGQKLERTVGNVSRLDQEFYTFGLPLSGPLAVRQQGREFQVEPGCVYLMNQSLPYQATALGSSGYRSLSVSFPRSALSQRDSRIGAFHKLRIDDGSPRGAMLASYMDHLFKGMGGWSDTEVTELGERLIDLIVLFLVQPGQGHASESDSSVTLAHRQRVLAYIRQHLADPALSPQQVAQGCGVSVAYLHRILRAGGLSVESFIFDQRLDKCRDLLLDPRHRHRGIAELAYQVGFSHPSHFSRLFKSRFGITPRDLRARS; via the coding sequence ATGCCCGATACGGAATTCGCCATTTCGGCCACTGCCGGCGCCGACGGGCGTGAGCAATGGCGCGCGGCCCTGGCGGACGCATTCGGCCCGTTCGAGGTGCACCGCGGCAAGCCGGATCATTTTGCCGGGCATGTGCGATACGCTCGCCGCGCCAGCCTGCAATTCAATGACCTGCACTATCAGGGACAGAAGCTGGAGCGGACGGTGGGCAACGTCTCGCGTCTGGACCAGGAGTTCTACACGTTCGGCCTGCCGCTGTCAGGCCCGCTTGCCGTGCGCCAGCAAGGCCGTGAATTTCAGGTCGAGCCAGGCTGCGTGTACCTGATGAACCAGAGCTTGCCGTATCAGGCAACGGCGCTGGGCTCATCGGGCTATCGCAGCCTGAGCGTGTCGTTTCCGCGCAGCGCCTTGTCGCAGCGGGATTCGCGCATCGGCGCGTTTCACAAGCTGCGCATCGACGACGGCTCGCCGCGCGGCGCGATGCTGGCCAGCTACATGGACCATCTGTTCAAAGGCATGGGCGGCTGGTCAGACACCGAGGTGACCGAGCTCGGCGAACGCTTGATAGATTTGATCGTGCTGTTCCTGGTGCAGCCGGGGCAGGGGCATGCGTCTGAATCCGATAGCAGCGTTACGCTCGCGCACCGTCAGCGCGTGCTGGCGTATATCCGGCAGCACCTCGCCGACCCCGCGCTGTCGCCGCAGCAGGTGGCGCAGGGCTGTGGCGTGTCGGTGGCCTATCTGCACCGTATTCTGCGGGCAGGGGGGCTGTCGGTGGAGTCCTTCATCTTTGATCAGCGCCTGGACAAGTGCCGCGACTTGTTGCTGGATCCTCGGCACCGGCATCGCGGCATTGCGGAACTGGCGTACCAGGTTGGGTTTTCCCATCCGTCGCATTTCAGCCGGCTGTTCAAAAGCCGCTTCGGCATCACGCCGCGCGACTTGCGCGCGCGCAGCTAG
- a CDS encoding NAD-dependent succinate-semialdehyde dehydrogenase, translated as MYEQLALYIDGEFISGEGRRTQDVINPATLEVLGQLPHATEADLDRALAAAQRAFESWKKSSPMDRSAILRKVATLSRERAKEIGRNMTLDQGKPLAEAVGEVTSCAEHADWHAEECRRIYGRVVPPRNPDVRQFVVREPIGVCAAFTPWNFPYNQAIRKIAAALGAGCTVVLKGPEDSPSAVMAIARMFHDAGLPKGCLNIVWGEPAKISDYLIRSPIVRKVSFTGSVPVGKQLAALAGAHMKRVTMELGGHSPVLVFDDADIDRAAEMLAKFKVRNAGQVCVSPTRFYVQEGAYEQFLARFSDVLKNIKVGDGLEAGTDMGPLAHERRVPAMSAFIDDAKKHGGKVVVGGGPLDRKGFFFAPTVVTELPDDSMLMTEEPFGPVAPVVRFKDTDEVLRRANSLPFGLSSYVFTNSLKTATKVSNGLEAGMVNINHFGSALAETPFGGIKDSGIGSEGGLETFDGYLVTKFITHI; from the coding sequence ATGTATGAACAGTTGGCGCTGTATATCGACGGCGAATTCATCTCCGGCGAGGGTAGGCGCACCCAGGACGTCATCAACCCGGCCACGCTGGAAGTGCTTGGCCAGTTGCCTCACGCCACGGAAGCGGATCTGGACCGTGCGCTAGCCGCCGCGCAGCGCGCGTTCGAATCGTGGAAGAAGTCTTCTCCGATGGATCGCTCCGCCATCCTGCGCAAGGTTGCAACGCTGTCGCGCGAGCGCGCCAAGGAAATCGGCCGCAACATGACCTTGGACCAGGGCAAGCCGCTGGCCGAAGCCGTGGGCGAAGTTACCTCCTGCGCCGAACACGCTGACTGGCACGCCGAAGAATGCCGCCGCATCTATGGCCGCGTGGTCCCGCCCCGCAACCCGGACGTGCGCCAGTTCGTCGTGCGTGAACCCATCGGCGTGTGCGCCGCGTTCACGCCCTGGAACTTCCCGTACAACCAGGCCATCCGCAAGATCGCCGCCGCGCTCGGCGCCGGCTGCACGGTGGTACTGAAGGGCCCGGAAGATTCGCCCAGCGCCGTCATGGCGATTGCCCGCATGTTCCACGACGCCGGCCTGCCCAAGGGCTGCCTGAACATCGTCTGGGGCGAACCCGCCAAGATTTCCGACTACCTGATCCGTTCGCCGATCGTGCGCAAGGTGTCGTTCACCGGCTCCGTGCCGGTGGGCAAGCAACTGGCCGCGCTGGCCGGCGCACACATGAAGCGCGTCACCATGGAATTGGGCGGCCATTCGCCCGTGCTGGTGTTCGACGATGCCGACATCGACCGCGCCGCTGAAATGCTGGCCAAGTTCAAGGTCCGCAACGCCGGTCAGGTCTGCGTGTCGCCCACCCGCTTCTATGTGCAGGAAGGTGCCTACGAACAGTTCCTGGCACGCTTCTCCGACGTGCTGAAGAACATCAAGGTTGGCGACGGCCTGGAAGCCGGTACCGACATGGGCCCGCTGGCACACGAACGCCGCGTGCCCGCCATGAGCGCCTTCATCGACGATGCCAAGAAGCATGGCGGCAAGGTTGTGGTCGGCGGCGGCCCGCTGGACCGCAAGGGCTTCTTCTTCGCCCCCACGGTCGTGACGGAACTGCCTGACGACTCGATGCTGATGACCGAAGAGCCCTTCGGCCCCGTGGCGCCGGTGGTCCGCTTCAAGGACACCGACGAAGTGCTGCGCCGCGCCAACAGCCTGCCGTTCGGCCTGTCGTCCTACGTGTTCACGAACTCGCTGAAGACGGCCACCAAGGTCTCCAATGGCCTGGAAGCCGGCATGGTCAACATCAATCACTTCGGCAGCGCGCTGGCCGAGACGCCGTTTGGCGGCATCAAGGACAGCGGCATCGGCAGTGAAGGCGGCCTGGAAACGTTCGACGGTTATCTCGTCACGAAATTCATCACGCACATCTGA
- a CDS encoding aspartyl/asparaginyl beta-hydroxylase domain-containing protein: MQPVDALSGNKPSLYSRLLFRFIDWLRHRIARASLVGDKPIFQNSQFPWIPELEARSPVIRAELTELLAERQRLPAFHEISPDVGMITSDDQWKTFVFMGYGLRSELNLARCPETARALQGIPGIRSAFFSILEPGKRIPLHTGPYNGVLRLHLGLVVPEPAERCWIEVGGERYHWQEGRAVVFDDLYPHQVHNDTPGLRAVLFVDFERPCRVPVKWLNRLVLRAAPFTDEIRRGKANHDAWEKGYYRQK; encoded by the coding sequence GTGCAACCCGTTGATGCGCTTTCCGGCAACAAACCCAGTCTGTATTCCCGTCTGCTGTTTCGCTTTATTGATTGGTTGCGCCACCGGATAGCACGGGCATCGCTGGTGGGCGACAAGCCGATCTTCCAGAACAGCCAGTTCCCGTGGATCCCCGAGCTTGAAGCTCGCTCCCCTGTTATCCGCGCTGAACTTACGGAATTGTTGGCTGAACGCCAACGTCTGCCGGCGTTTCACGAGATCTCCCCGGACGTCGGGATGATCACGTCCGACGACCAATGGAAGACGTTCGTATTCATGGGCTACGGTCTGCGTTCCGAGCTCAACCTGGCGCGCTGTCCCGAGACCGCGCGCGCCCTGCAAGGCATACCCGGCATCCGAAGCGCGTTCTTTTCGATCCTGGAACCGGGCAAACGGATCCCGCTGCATACCGGCCCCTACAACGGCGTGCTGCGCCTGCACCTGGGCTTGGTTGTGCCGGAGCCCGCCGAACGCTGCTGGATCGAGGTCGGGGGCGAGCGGTACCACTGGCAGGAAGGTCGGGCCGTGGTGTTCGACGACCTGTACCCCCATCAAGTCCACAACGACACGCCGGGCCTGCGGGCCGTGTTGTTTGTCGACTTTGAGCGCCCCTGCCGAGTTCCGGTAAAATGGCTGAATCGCCTGGTGCTAAGAGCGGCGCCGTTCACGGATGAAATCCGTCGCGGCAAGGCCAATCATGACGCCTGGGAGAAGGGCTACTACCGTCAGAAATAG
- the rplN gene encoding 50S ribosomal protein L14, which translates to MIQMQTTLDVADNTGARHVMCIKVLGGSKRRYAGIGDIIKVSVKDAAPRGRVKKGEIYNAVVVRTAKGVRRKDGSLIKFGGNAAVLLNAKLEPIGTRIFGPVTRELRTEKFMKIVSLAPEVL; encoded by the coding sequence ATGATCCAAATGCAGACCACGCTGGACGTGGCCGATAACACTGGTGCGCGTCATGTCATGTGCATTAAGGTGCTCGGTGGCTCCAAGCGCCGTTATGCCGGTATCGGCGACATCATCAAGGTGAGCGTCAAAGATGCGGCTCCGCGCGGACGCGTCAAGAAAGGCGAAATTTACAATGCCGTGGTGGTTCGTACCGCCAAGGGCGTGCGCCGTAAAGACGGTTCGCTGATTAAGTTCGGTGGCAATGCCGCCGTATTGCTCAACGCCAAGCTGGAGCCCATCGGCACCCGCATCTTCGGACCCGTTACGCGCGAGTTGCGTACCGAGAAGTTCATGAAGATCGTGTCGTTGGCCCCGGAAGTGCTGTAA
- the rplX gene encoding 50S ribosomal protein L24, translating to MNNIRKGDEVIVLTGRDKKRRGTVLARVDADHVLVEGVNVAKKHVKANPMANNPGGIVEKTMPIHISNVALFNPATGRGDRVGVQEVEGRKVRVFRSNGAVVGAKA from the coding sequence ATGAACAACATTCGTAAAGGCGACGAAGTCATCGTCCTGACCGGCCGCGACAAGAAGCGTCGCGGTACCGTGCTGGCCCGCGTTGATGCCGACCACGTCCTGGTCGAAGGCGTCAACGTTGCCAAGAAGCACGTGAAAGCCAACCCGATGGCTAACAACCCGGGCGGGATTGTCGAAAAGACCATGCCGATCCACATCTCGAATGTGGCGCTCTTCAACCCCGCAACCGGTCGTGGCGACCGCGTGGGCGTTCAAGAAGTCGAAGGTCGCAAGGTCCGCGTGTTCCGTTCCAATGGTGCCGTTGTCGGCGCCAAGGCGTAA
- the rplE gene encoding 50S ribosomal protein L5, whose translation MSRLQDFYKSKVAGDLQAKFGYKSVMEVPRITKITLNMGVSEAVSDKKVIEHAVSDLTKIAGQKPVVTKTKKAIAGFKIRENYPIGCMVTLRGQRMYEFLDRLVAVALPRVRDFRGISGRAFDGRGNYNIGVKEQIIFPEIEYDKIDALRGLNISITTSAKTDEEAKALLTAFSFPFRN comes from the coding sequence ATGTCTCGTTTGCAAGATTTCTACAAGAGCAAGGTCGCTGGCGACCTGCAGGCCAAGTTTGGCTACAAGAGCGTCATGGAAGTGCCGCGCATCACCAAGATCACCCTGAACATGGGTGTCTCGGAAGCCGTGTCCGATAAGAAGGTTATCGAACACGCGGTGTCGGACCTGACCAAGATCGCTGGCCAAAAGCCTGTCGTGACGAAGACCAAGAAGGCTATCGCTGGTTTCAAGATCCGCGAAAACTACCCGATTGGTTGCATGGTCACGTTGCGTGGTCAACGCATGTACGAATTCCTGGATCGCCTCGTTGCGGTCGCGCTGCCTCGCGTGCGCGACTTCCGTGGTATCTCGGGTCGTGCGTTCGACGGCCGTGGCAACTACAACATCGGGGTGAAAGAGCAAATCATTTTCCCCGAAATCGAGTACGACAAGATCGACGCGCTGCGTGGGCTGAACATCAGCATCACCACCTCCGCGAAGACCGACGAAGAAGCCAAGGCGCTGTTGACGGCCTTCAGCTTCCCGTTCCGTAACTAA
- the rpsN gene encoding 30S ribosomal protein S14, whose amino-acid sequence MAKLSLINRDIKRAKLADKFAAKRAELKAIIDDQSKTDEERYQARLKLQQLPRNANPTRQRNRCVVTGRPRGVFRKFGLTRHKLREMAMKGEIPGITKASW is encoded by the coding sequence GTGGCTAAACTTTCCCTCATCAATCGCGACATCAAGCGCGCCAAGCTGGCTGACAAGTTCGCTGCCAAGCGCGCTGAGTTGAAGGCGATCATCGACGACCAGTCGAAGACCGACGAAGAACGTTACCAAGCTCGGCTCAAGCTGCAACAGCTGCCGCGCAATGCCAATCCGACGCGCCAACGTAACCGTTGCGTGGTCACCGGTCGTCCGCGCGGTGTGTTCCGCAAGTTCGGCCTGACGCGTCACAAACTGCGTGAAATGGCGATGAAGGGCGAAATCCCCGGCATCACCAAGGCCAGCTGGTAG
- the rpsH gene encoding 30S ribosomal protein S8, whose product MSMSDPIADMLTRIRNAQQVDKVTVSMPSSKLKAAIAAVLKDEGYIDSFEIKGTQAKPELEITLKYYAGRPVIERIERVSRPGLRIYKGRTSIPQVMNGLGVAIVSTSRGVMTDRKARANGVGGEVLCYVA is encoded by the coding sequence ATGAGCATGAGCGATCCCATCGCCGATATGCTGACCCGCATTCGCAATGCGCAGCAAGTGGACAAAGTTACGGTGAGCATGCCCTCCTCGAAGCTGAAGGCGGCTATTGCCGCTGTGCTGAAAGACGAAGGCTACATCGACAGCTTTGAAATCAAGGGCACCCAGGCCAAGCCTGAGCTCGAGATCACCCTGAAGTACTACGCTGGTCGTCCGGTTATCGAGCGCATTGAACGCGTTTCGCGCCCCGGTCTGCGTATCTACAAGGGCCGTACCAGCATTCCTCAGGTCATGAACGGCCTGGGCGTGGCTATCGTTTCGACCTCGCGCGGCGTCATGACCGACCGTAAGGCTCGCGCCAACGGCGTCGGCGGCGAAGTGCTGTGCTACGTGGCCTAA
- the rplF gene encoding 50S ribosomal protein L6 → MSRIAKYPVELPKGVEADIKQDQIIVKGPLGTLTQALTGDVTVAMDEGKLTFAAANESRHANAMSGTVRALVANMVTGVSKGFERKLTLVGVGYRASIQGDAVKLQLGFSHDVLHQLPAGIKAECPTQTEIVIKGANKQVVGQMAAEIRSYREPEPYKGKGVRYSDERVVIKETKKK, encoded by the coding sequence ATGTCACGTATCGCTAAGTATCCGGTCGAACTGCCCAAGGGTGTCGAAGCTGACATCAAGCAGGATCAGATCATCGTCAAGGGCCCGCTGGGCACCCTGACTCAAGCCCTGACTGGCGACGTTACGGTTGCGATGGACGAAGGCAAGCTCACGTTTGCCGCCGCCAACGAATCCCGTCACGCCAATGCCATGTCGGGTACCGTGCGCGCTCTGGTTGCCAATATGGTTACCGGCGTGAGCAAGGGCTTCGAGCGCAAGCTGACCCTGGTTGGCGTGGGTTACCGCGCCTCGATCCAAGGCGATGCCGTTAAGCTGCAGCTCGGTTTCTCGCACGACGTTTTGCATCAGTTGCCGGCCGGTATCAAGGCCGAATGCCCCACCCAGACGGAAATCGTCATCAAGGGCGCCAACAAGCAAGTCGTCGGTCAGATGGCCGCTGAAATCCGCTCGTACCGCGAACCCGAACCCTACAAGGGCAAGGGTGTGCGTTACTCGGACGAACGCGTCGTCATCAAAGAAACCAAGAAGAAATAA
- the rplR gene encoding 50S ribosomal protein L18: protein MDKKVSRLRRAVPTRRKINELRVHRLSVFRSNQHIYANIISPEGDRVLVSASTVEAEVRAQLAGQTGQGGNTAAATLVGKRVAEKAKAAGIELVAFDRSGFRYHGRVKALADAAREAGLKF from the coding sequence ATGGACAAAAAAGTTTCCCGTTTGCGTCGTGCGGTTCCGACCCGCCGGAAGATCAACGAGCTGCGCGTTCACCGCCTCTCGGTCTTCCGCTCGAACCAGCACATCTACGCCAACATCATTTCGCCGGAAGGCGATCGCGTTCTGGTCAGCGCCTCGACGGTGGAAGCCGAAGTGCGTGCGCAACTGGCCGGCCAAACCGGTCAAGGCGGCAACACTGCCGCTGCGACGCTGGTTGGCAAGCGCGTGGCCGAAAAGGCCAAGGCTGCCGGTATCGAACTGGTCGCTTTCGATCGCTCGGGCTTTCGTTACCATGGCCGCGTGAAAGCGCTGGCCGATGCCGCGCGTGAAGCCGGCCTGAAGTTCTAA
- the rpsE gene encoding 30S ribosomal protein S5: MAKVQGKNAAEKENDDGLREKMIAVNRVSKVVKGGRTMSFAALTVVGDGDGRVGMGKGKAREVPVSVQKAMEQARRGMFKVALKNGTLHHTVVGKHGAATVLISPAAEGTGVIAGGPMRAIFEVMGVRNVVAKSLGSSNPYNMVRATLNGLRASLTPADVAAKRGKSVEEILG, from the coding sequence ATGGCTAAAGTACAAGGCAAGAACGCCGCGGAAAAAGAGAACGATGACGGCCTCCGCGAAAAGATGATCGCGGTCAACCGCGTGAGCAAAGTGGTCAAGGGTGGTCGCACCATGAGCTTTGCCGCGCTGACCGTGGTTGGCGATGGCGATGGTCGCGTCGGCATGGGTAAGGGCAAGGCGCGTGAAGTGCCGGTGTCCGTCCAGAAGGCAATGGAACAGGCCCGTCGCGGCATGTTCAAGGTTGCTCTGAAGAACGGCACGCTGCACCACACCGTGGTTGGCAAGCATGGCGCCGCTACCGTGCTGATCTCGCCGGCTGCTGAAGGTACTGGCGTTATCGCCGGCGGCCCGATGCGCGCTATTTTTGAAGTGATGGGTGTGCGTAACGTGGTTGCCAAGAGCCTGGGCTCGAGCAACCCCTACAACATGGTTCGCGCCACGTTGAATGGTCTGCGCGCTTCCCTGACCCCGGCTGATGTTGCTGCCAAGCGCGGCAAGTCGGTCGAAGAAATCCTGGGGTAA
- the rpmD gene encoding 50S ribosomal protein L30, translating into MAQKQIKVTLVRSVIGTKQSHRDTVRGLGLGRINSSRVLVDTPEVRGMIRKVDYLVSVSEA; encoded by the coding sequence ATGGCTCAGAAGCAGATCAAAGTGACCCTCGTGCGCTCCGTGATCGGTACCAAGCAATCGCACCGTGACACGGTTCGCGGTTTGGGCTTGGGCCGCATCAACAGCAGCCGCGTGTTGGTCGATACGCCCGAGGTGCGTGGGATGATCCGTAAGGTGGATTATCTCGTTTCCGTCTCGGAAGCCTAA
- the rplO gene encoding 50S ribosomal protein L15, with the protein MSDMQLNSLKPAEGSKHAKRRVGRGIGSGLGKTAGRGHKGQKSRSGGFHKVGFEGGQMPLQRRLPKRGFTPLGQHLYAEVRLSDLQALPIDEVDVQVLKAAGVIGQAVRYAKVIKSGELSRKVVLKGITATAGARAAIEGAGGSLA; encoded by the coding sequence ATGTCGGATATGCAACTTAATTCGCTGAAGCCCGCTGAGGGCAGCAAGCACGCCAAGCGCCGCGTCGGCCGTGGTATCGGTTCGGGTCTGGGTAAAACCGCCGGCCGTGGCCACAAAGGTCAGAAGTCGCGCTCGGGCGGTTTCCATAAGGTTGGCTTCGAAGGCGGTCAAATGCCGCTGCAGCGTCGTCTGCCCAAGCGTGGTTTCACCCCGCTCGGTCAGCACCTGTACGCCGAAGTCCGTCTGTCGGACCTGCAAGCCCTGCCCATCGACGAAGTCGACGTGCAAGTGCTCAAGGCGGCTGGCGTGATTGGTCAGGCGGTTCGTTACGCCAAGGTCATCAAGTCGGGTGAACTCTCGCGCAAGGTCGTGCTCAAGGGCATTACCGCGACGGCCGGCGCTCGCGCCGCCATCGAAGGCGCGGGCGGCTCGCTTGCTTGA
- the secY gene encoding preprotein translocase subunit SecY: MANAQALGKTGARYGDLKRRLVFLVLALVVYRLGTHIPVPGINPDALADLFRQNQGGILGLFNMFSGGALSRFSIFALGIMPYISASIIMQLMSVVVPSLEALKKEGESGRRKITQYTRYGTVVLALVQAVGISVALESQQGLVIDPGMLFRFTTIVTLVTGTMFVMWLGEQITERGLGNGISILIFAGIVAGLPAALAALLDLVRTNAMSVLSALFIVALVVLVTAFVVFVERGQRKITVNYAKRQVGNKVYGGQSSHLPLKLNMAGVIPPIFASSIILFPATITSWFSSSENMRWLSDLAAALSPRQPLYITLYSVAIIFFCFFYTALVFNSRETADNLKKSGAFVPGIRPGEQTARYIDKILMRLTLAGALYITLVCLLPEFLVMRWNVPFYFGGTSLLIIVVVTMDFMAQVQAYMMSHQYDSLLKKANFKGAGLPMR; the protein is encoded by the coding sequence GTGGCTAACGCGCAGGCATTGGGCAAAACCGGAGCACGGTACGGTGATTTGAAGCGCCGTCTTGTGTTCCTGGTGCTCGCTCTGGTGGTTTACCGTTTGGGTACACACATCCCCGTACCGGGTATTAATCCGGATGCGCTGGCGGACTTGTTCCGTCAGAACCAGGGCGGGATCCTGGGCCTGTTCAACATGTTCTCGGGTGGGGCGCTCTCGCGTTTCTCGATTTTTGCCCTGGGGATCATGCCGTACATTTCGGCATCCATCATCATGCAGTTGATGTCGGTGGTGGTGCCGTCGCTGGAAGCGCTCAAGAAAGAGGGCGAATCCGGTCGTCGGAAGATTACCCAATACACCCGCTACGGCACAGTCGTGCTGGCGCTGGTGCAAGCAGTGGGCATTTCGGTAGCGTTGGAGTCCCAACAGGGACTGGTGATCGATCCGGGTATGCTGTTTCGCTTCACGACCATTGTGACTTTGGTCACCGGCACCATGTTCGTCATGTGGCTGGGTGAGCAGATCACGGAACGTGGTCTTGGCAACGGGATTTCCATCCTGATCTTCGCAGGTATCGTTGCGGGTCTGCCCGCGGCGCTGGCTGCACTGTTGGACCTGGTCCGCACCAACGCGATGTCCGTGCTTTCGGCACTGTTCATTGTGGCTCTGGTGGTGCTGGTTACCGCTTTTGTGGTGTTCGTGGAACGCGGACAGCGCAAGATCACGGTGAACTACGCCAAGCGTCAGGTCGGCAACAAGGTCTACGGTGGTCAAAGCTCGCATTTGCCGCTGAAGCTGAACATGGCAGGGGTGATTCCGCCGATTTTCGCGTCGTCAATCATTCTGTTCCCGGCCACGATCACGAGCTGGTTCTCCAGCAGTGAGAACATGCGCTGGCTTAGTGACCTGGCTGCGGCCCTGTCGCCTCGTCAACCGCTCTACATCACGCTGTATTCCGTCGCGATTATTTTCTTCTGCTTTTTCTACACGGCTCTGGTGTTCAACAGCCGCGAAACGGCGGACAACCTGAAGAAGAGTGGTGCGTTTGTTCCGGGTATTCGTCCGGGCGAGCAAACGGCGCGCTACATCGACAAGATCCTGATGCGTCTGACGCTCGCAGGTGCCTTGTACATCACTTTGGTGTGCCTGTTGCCTGAATTCTTGGTGATGCGCTGGAACGTTCCCTTCTACTTCGGTGGTACGTCTCTGTTGATTATTGTGGTGGTGACGATGGATTTCATGGCACAGGTTCAGGCCTACATGATGTCTCACCAGTACGACTCGTTGCTCAAGAAGGCCAACTTCAAGGGCGCGGGTTTGCCGATGCGGTAA
- the infA gene encoding translation initiation factor IF-1, whose protein sequence is MSKDDVIQMQGEVLENLPNATFRVKLENGHVVLGHISGKMRMHYIRILPGDKVTVELTPYDLTRARIVFRSK, encoded by the coding sequence ATGTCCAAGGACGACGTCATTCAGATGCAAGGCGAGGTTCTTGAGAACCTCCCGAACGCGACATTTCGCGTCAAGCTCGAAAACGGCCACGTGGTGTTGGGCCATATTTCCGGCAAGATGCGTATGCATTACATCCGGATCCTGCCGGGTGACAAGGTCACAGTGGAGCTCACGCCCTATGATCTGACGCGAGCCAGGATAGTTTTCCGCTCCAAATGA
- the rpmJ gene encoding 50S ribosomal protein L36: MKVMASVKRICRNCKVIKRHGVVRVICTDPRHKQRQG, encoded by the coding sequence ATGAAAGTAATGGCATCGGTTAAGCGGATCTGCCGCAACTGCAAAGTTATCAAACGTCACGGCGTGGTGCGTGTTATCTGCACCGACCCGCGTCACAAGCAGCGTCAAGGCTAA
- the rpsM gene encoding 30S ribosomal protein S13 → MARIAGINIPPQQHAEIGLTAIFGIGRTRARKICEAANVPFDKKVKDLNDAELERVREHVGLFTVEGDLRREVQLSIKRLIDLGTYRGMRHKRGLPVRGQRTRTNARTRKGPRRAAASLKK, encoded by the coding sequence ATGGCCCGTATTGCTGGCATTAACATCCCGCCGCAACAGCACGCCGAGATCGGACTGACCGCCATTTTTGGCATTGGTCGTACGCGCGCTCGCAAAATCTGCGAAGCGGCAAACGTACCCTTTGACAAAAAGGTCAAGGATCTGAACGACGCTGAATTGGAACGCGTCCGCGAACATGTTGGTTTGTTCACGGTTGAAGGCGACCTGCGTCGTGAAGTACAGCTCTCGATCAAGCGTTTGATCGACCTGGGAACCTACCGCGGTATGCGTCACAAGCGCGGTTTGCCCGTGCGCGGCCAGCGCACTCGCACCAACGCTCGCACCCGTAAGGGCCCGCGTCGTGCTGCTGCGTCCCTGAAGAAATAA